One genomic segment of Sminthopsis crassicaudata isolate SCR6 chromosome 4, ASM4859323v1, whole genome shotgun sequence includes these proteins:
- the PPT2 gene encoding lysosomal thioesterase PPT2 isoform X1: protein MDGSWEISEGGQALGLLIWNDWSMPESWRPRFPTLGVVLILPLLPLTELTAPEAPKVPYKPVIIVHGLFDSSATFRHLLQYINQTHPGTLVTVLDLFDGGESLRPLWEQVQGFQKAVTPIMEQSPHGVHLLCYSQGGLICRALLSVMDEHNVDTFISLSSPQMGQYGDTDYLKWLFPTSMRSNLYRICYSPWGQEFSICNYWHDPHHPDLYLNASSFLALINGERDHPNATVWRKNFLRVKRVVLIGGPDDGVITPWQSSFFGFYDANETVLEMEEQQVYLLDSFGLKTLSARGSIVRCPTPGIPHTAWHSNRSLYEACIEPWLS, encoded by the exons ATGGATGGATCATGGGAAATAAGTGAAGGAGGCCAGGCTCTGGGGCTCCTTATCTGGAACG ACTGGAGCATGCCGGAGTCCTGGAGGCCCCGGTTCCCCACGCTGGGGGTCGTGCTCATATTGCCCTTGCTGCCTCTCACTGAGCTCACGGCTCCGGAAGCCCCCAAAGTTCCCTACAAGCCTGTCATCATAGTGCATGGCCTCTTTGACAGCTCTGCCACCTTTAGGCACCTGCTGCAGTACATCAACCAG ACACATCCAGGGACACTGGTGACAGTGTTGGATCTCTTTGATGGCGGAGAAAGTCTTCGACCACTATGGGAACAGGTACAAGGGTTCCAGAAAGCTGTGACCCCGATCATGGAACAGTCTCCCCACGGAGTGCATCTCCTCTGTTATTCCCAGG GAGGCCTCATCTGCCGGGCCCTACTCTCTGTTATGGATGAGCACAATGTGGATACCTTTATCTCCCTCTCATCTCCACAGATGGGGCAGTATGGAG ACACAGACTACCTGAAATGGTTGTTCCCCACCTCCATGAGGTCTAACCTATACCGAATCTGCTATAGCCCGTGGGGCCAGGAATTCTCCATCTGTAACTACTGGCATg ATCCCCACCACCCAGACTTGTACCTCAATGCTAGCAGCTTTCTGGCTCTTATCAATGGAGAAAGAGATCACCCGAATGCCACTG TATGGCGGAAGAACTTTCTACGTGTGAAGCGTGTGGTTCTGATTGGGGGACCTGATGATGGTGTAATAACTCCTTGGCAGTCCAG tttttttggcTTCTATGATGCAAATGAAACAGTATTGGAGATGGAAGAGCAGCAG GTTTATCTCCTGGATTCATTTGGGTTGAAGACCCTCTCTGCCCGAGGGTCCATTGTGAGGTGTCCTACACCTGGGATTCCCCACACTGCTTGGCACTCGAATCGTTCACTCTATGAAGCCTGCATCGAACCTTGGCTTTCTTGA
- the PPT2 gene encoding lysosomal thioesterase PPT2 isoform X2, whose protein sequence is MPESWRPRFPTLGVVLILPLLPLTELTAPEAPKVPYKPVIIVHGLFDSSATFRHLLQYINQTHPGTLVTVLDLFDGGESLRPLWEQVQGFQKAVTPIMEQSPHGVHLLCYSQGGLICRALLSVMDEHNVDTFISLSSPQMGQYGDTDYLKWLFPTSMRSNLYRICYSPWGQEFSICNYWHDPHHPDLYLNASSFLALINGERDHPNATVWRKNFLRVKRVVLIGGPDDGVITPWQSSFFGFYDANETVLEMEEQQVYLLDSFGLKTLSARGSIVRCPTPGIPHTAWHSNRSLYEACIEPWLS, encoded by the exons ATGCCGGAGTCCTGGAGGCCCCGGTTCCCCACGCTGGGGGTCGTGCTCATATTGCCCTTGCTGCCTCTCACTGAGCTCACGGCTCCGGAAGCCCCCAAAGTTCCCTACAAGCCTGTCATCATAGTGCATGGCCTCTTTGACAGCTCTGCCACCTTTAGGCACCTGCTGCAGTACATCAACCAG ACACATCCAGGGACACTGGTGACAGTGTTGGATCTCTTTGATGGCGGAGAAAGTCTTCGACCACTATGGGAACAGGTACAAGGGTTCCAGAAAGCTGTGACCCCGATCATGGAACAGTCTCCCCACGGAGTGCATCTCCTCTGTTATTCCCAGG GAGGCCTCATCTGCCGGGCCCTACTCTCTGTTATGGATGAGCACAATGTGGATACCTTTATCTCCCTCTCATCTCCACAGATGGGGCAGTATGGAG ACACAGACTACCTGAAATGGTTGTTCCCCACCTCCATGAGGTCTAACCTATACCGAATCTGCTATAGCCCGTGGGGCCAGGAATTCTCCATCTGTAACTACTGGCATg ATCCCCACCACCCAGACTTGTACCTCAATGCTAGCAGCTTTCTGGCTCTTATCAATGGAGAAAGAGATCACCCGAATGCCACTG TATGGCGGAAGAACTTTCTACGTGTGAAGCGTGTGGTTCTGATTGGGGGACCTGATGATGGTGTAATAACTCCTTGGCAGTCCAG tttttttggcTTCTATGATGCAAATGAAACAGTATTGGAGATGGAAGAGCAGCAG GTTTATCTCCTGGATTCATTTGGGTTGAAGACCCTCTCTGCCCGAGGGTCCATTGTGAGGTGTCCTACACCTGGGATTCCCCACACTGCTTGGCACTCGAATCGTTCACTCTATGAAGCCTGCATCGAACCTTGGCTTTCTTGA
- the PRRT1 gene encoding proline-rich transmembrane protein 1, translated as MSSEKSGLSDSVPHTSPPPYNAPQPPADLPAPSLQAPSTSHHHHHHHYHQSGTATLPRLGAGGLTSSAAPAQRGPSSSATLPRPPHHAPSGLAPGAPTPGCATLPRLPPDPYLQETRFEGPLPPPPPAAAAPPPPAPAPPAPAQGFVVPTHPGTVGTLPLGGYVAPGYPLQLQPCTAYLPVYPVGAPYTGGAPGGTGVTPTLSPPPLGPGLALLEPRRPPHDYLPIAVLTTICCFWPTGIIAIFKAVQVRTAVARGDMVSAEIASREARNFSFISLAVGIAAMVLCTILTVVIIIAAQHHDTDWDP; from the exons ATGTCATCAGAAAAAtcag GTCTCTCGGACTCGGTTCCTCATACTTCTCCTCCCCCTTACAATGCCCCCCAGCCTCCAGCCGACCTCCCTGCCCCATCTCTTCAGGCACCCTCCACCtcccatcaccaccatcaccatcactaccaccagTCGGGCACCGCCACTCTCCCCAGATTAGGGGCTGGAGGGCTGACTTCTTCAGCAGCTCCTGCTCAGCGGGGTCCCTCGTCCTCCGCTACATTGCCCCGCCCTCCTCACCACGCCCCCTCAGGACTTGCTCCTGGGGCTCCCACTCCGGGGTGCGCTACCCTGCCCCGCCTGCCCCCAGATCCCTACCTCCAGGAAACCCGCTTTGAAGGTCcgctgccccctccccctccggccGCCgccgccccacccccacccgcgCCCGCTCCTCCCGCTCCTGCACAGGGCTTTGTGGTGCCCACACACCCAGGTACCGTGGGTACGCTACCCCTTGGAGGCTACGTGGCCCCTGGGTACCCACTGCAGCTGCAACCCTGCACCGCCTATCTGCCGGTCTATCCCGTGGGCGCC CCATACACAGGAGGAGCTCCGGGAGGGACTGGAGTGACCCCCACGCTTTCCCCTCCACCCTTGGGTCCAGGGCTAGCCCTGTTGGAGCCCCGCCGCCCACCCCACGACTACCTGCCAATCGCTGTGCTCACTACAATTTGTTGCTTTTGGCCAACCGGCATCATAGCTATTTTCAAGGCGGTACAG GTGCGGACTGCTGTGGCCCGTGGAGACATGGTGTCAGCAGAGATCGCATCCCGGGAGGCTCGGAATTTCTCTTTCATCTCCCTGGCTGTGGGCATCGCAGCCATGGTGCTCTGTACCATTCTCACGGTGGTTATCATCATAGCTGCACAGCACCACGACACCGACTGGGATCCTTAG
- the EGFL8 gene encoding epidermal growth factor-like protein 8, producing the protein MGSGVRVLLCCLLMGFSVLLFFGGQRANGDLSYSKGVCSRQTLVVPLRYNESYSQPIYKPYLTLCAGQRICSTYRTTYRVAWREVQKEVQQFHAICCQGWKKKHPGALTCEEAICPKPCQNGGICIQPDQCECTPGWGGKHCHMDVDECSTGIILCSHSCSNTLGSFTCSCPKGLVLGTNGRTCQEVPSEPLPSPSILSLTVREVKKEKHSLRLEVRELRGRLEVLEQWARQVSAWVRAVLPVSPEAIRPEQVAELWGRGDRIDSLSDQVLLLEEKLGACSCEDNSLGPGLNHGR; encoded by the exons ATGGGGTCTGGGGTCCGGGTTTTGCTGTGCTGTCTGCTAATGGGGTTCTCAGTCCTgctcttttttggggggcagagGGCGAATGGGGACCTTTCATACAG CAAAGGAGTTTGCTCCAGGCAGACCTTGGTGGTTCCTCTAAGGTACAATGAATCCTACAGCCAGCCAATATACAAACCTTATTTGACACTGTGTGCCGGTCAGCGTATCTGCAGCACTTACAG GACCACATATCGCGTGGCATGGAGGGAGGTTCAGAAGGAAGTGCAGCAGTTTCATGCCATATGTTGTCAGGGTTGGAAGAAGAAGCACCCAGGGGCACTGACCTGTGAAGAAG CCATTTGTCCTAAGCCCTGTCAGAATGGAGGGATCTGCATTCAGCCTGACCAGTGTGAATGCACCCCTGGCTGGGGAGGGAAGCATTGCCACATGG aTGTAGATGAATGCAGCACTGGCATCATTCTTTGCTCTCATAGCTGTTCCAACACCCTGGGCAGCTTCACCTGCAGCTGTCCAAAAGGTCTAGTTTTAGGGACCAATGGAAGGACTTGCCAGGAGGTCCCCTCTGAACCACTTCCCAGTCCCAGTATCCTTAGTTTGACAG TTCGGGAggtgaagaaagaaaagcattccCTGAGGCTGGAGGTTAGAGAATTACGTGGGCGGCTGGAGGTCTTGGAACAG TGGGCTAGGCAGGTGAGTGCCTGGGTTCGAGCTGTGCTGCCAGTATCTCCTGAAGCGATCCGGCCTGAGCAGGTGGCTGAACTGTGGGGGAGAGGAGACCGCATAGACTCCCTTAGCGATCAAGTGCTGCTTTTGGAGGAGAAACTGGGTGCCT GTTCTTGTGAGGACAACAGCCTGGGTCCAGGTCTCAACCATGGCAGATAA